Part of the Vigna radiata var. radiata cultivar VC1973A chromosome 11, Vradiata_ver6, whole genome shotgun sequence genome is shown below.
CTTCGTGTTGGAGTCGCGGCTGTTAGCGTATTACAAGAGGAAACCACAGGATAATCAGGTGGTTctattgcttttcttttttcatgtgTGTGGAATTTCTCTTCTTTGGTTTCTTTTGCGATTCGGAGGATTAAGCCGATtgttattttctgttttttgcTTGAATTTGTTTTGCTTGTTGAAGTTTCCACTATCCGGATTTACCTTTTGGGGTATTCTATGGAAAAGGATAGAGAATTTGCGAGATtgcttttttacttttacaattTCTTTATGCTTCctaaactttttttgttttttgttctttattttttactttgtgGGAGGAGGGCAGTGTGCTGTACAGTGGATGCTGCTGAAAATCTTGACTGAGATGAACTTGATTTTATGCTTTTGGTAGGTCCCAATTAAAACACTGCTAATTGACGGCAACTGCAGAGTGGAGGATAGAGGCTTGAAGACTCATCATGGACATGTGAGTTCTCTAATCAAACATGGACACTAGCACATGCACTGTTATTTATTTGTTGGTTCCTCTGCTTGCTGCGTGAGCCTACTGGTCTTAAAATTATCCTTTGACACACTATCTATACTATGCTTGGTTTGCATGTGTCAATTTTTTAGATCTATACTATGCTTGGTTTGCATGTGACAATTTTTTAAACCGGATTATTGGAATTGAATATGGGAATGGAGGGCAACTAAACGGATGACACTATCTATACCATGCTTGGTTTGCATGTGTCAATTTTTTAATCCGGATTATTGGAATTGAATATGGAATGGAGGGCAACTAAATTGGATTATTGGAATTGAACATGGAATGGAGGACAACTAAATTCGTGAAACAAGGAGATGTTCTGGAATAATTTATGGTGTGTGATGTAAGGAAGGATCTTTCAACTATACCAATGGTTTTTAATGaaacaaaggaaaaacaaaCGGGTCTCAGAGTGTTTTGACAAATAATGCTGGGAATTTGCACTTTTATGCACATAAAAATTAACACCCATTTATGTACTGTTAAATATACTCATGGAACCTGGGTTGGGTCCTGTATTGTCCAAgacatattaatatttttattttccttttagcTTAAGGAATTTGTTACAAGAAAATAATTCTAAAGCAAGAGGATAGGGTATCATTCTTCAACGTGTccacaaaagaagaaaaaattctaAAGTTGGGAGGAAAAGATGCAAAAACTTTGCAATCTCTTTCCTTGTCTACAGGAGAAATCTCCTGATCAGATGTATATCCTGATCATCAAGGAAGAGCTGCGTATAATCCTCTCCATTGTTGTTAATCTTGTAAGTTAACTCATGGATTTGCCTGAGTTTACATTTAAACCCATTTTTTGTATTAATCCTGTACATACCTTAGCACCGTTGTTCAGATTCAAATCAAACCTTTCAAGCGGATTTGTGCACTAGAATGAGAGGTATGTGGGTTCACCTGAGGCACAAACCAGTAACCAATAACCAGGTTATTTTTAGCCATAGTGTAAAGTAGCATATGGTGACTTTTGGCAGTTGTATTTGTAGTTAGAATATTGACAATGGTTTTGTTCTCTCTATTTGCCCTCAACTATTTACTTCTTTTTGTGCAGATGGTTTATGTTTTGTCTGTTTacaacaagaaagaaaagaaccaTCGAATTATGGTTAGTGGATTTTCCTCATTCATAGATCCAGCATATTTTTGTTCCCTTTTATCCATAATTGCCAATATGCCTTTTCGTactgatattattataattttgcaTTTGCTAAGTCTCGTTTGCACTGCAGATGGCAGCATTTAACATCCAAGAGGCCCTAATTTGGAAGGAAAAAATAGAGTATGTTATTGATCAGGTCTGTTACAAAAAGTTGCACAACATTCATTAATTGTGGATTGATATCCATGTTcctaaattttttgttaaagtttATCTCTCCCTGATGTACATTGActtgaaatatgaaaaatactTACTTGatacaaagataaaatgataCATTGCAATTTAACTTGGTGAGTCCACCGTAGAAGGACATGCTTTTTAGTTGTGTAAGTTGATGTTATTGAACTTTGATACATACAGCACCAGGGAGCTCAACCATCAAATGGcaacaaatatatttcttttgagtaCAAATCTGGGATGGACAATGGAAAGACAGCTTCTTCCTCAGATCGTGAAAGCCAGTAAGTAGTAGTTTTGTGCTTTGCTTTTTTTCCTCATACTGTATGTTGAAGATGACAGTGCTTTCAGTTTACCTGTTTGTGGTGTTGTTTCATATGTTAAATTATGTTTGTCTTCCTTCAAATTGTGTCCAATGTCAAATTTTCTGGAGAGTCTACTGAAATAACATACTGAAACATTCTGgaatatgatttattattttcaccCACTTTTGTTTCACTGCTTAGCAAATGACACCGGTATAGATAATTGCCTGGTACCAATGTTTTTGTGCATATCATCCTATACATTCATAacatctaatatattttttggatCACCAGGTTCAGTGCTcaggaggatgaagatgatACTCATCCTAATTTGTTAAGAAGGACAACAATTGGAAATGGTCTGCTTTATATCCTTACAGCTTGGTGGGTTTGTAATTAGTCTGCCCCAgtctatatttaaatttttcctttcttgaGATGCAGGCCCTCCTGAATCAGTTTTTGACTGGACACGGGAAATAGATTCTGATTTGTCAAATCAGAATATCAACAACCAAGCATTCTCAAGAAAGCATTGGCGTCTTTTACAATGTCAAGATGGTTTGCTACATATAATTTCATGAGAGcaattttttatcttgtttacataaaagattaaatattctAGTGTTAAATTATTGGATAAGTAGTAGTTGCATGAACTGACACGATTTTCTTTCTGAAATTCACAGGACTTCGTATTTTTGAGGAACTCGTTGAAGTTGATTACCTTGTATGTTATTTCCtgtctttctttaatttaatggTATACTACATTCATGGAATTGTTTGggaaacaattattttcatttgctTCATGTAGCCAAGGAGCTGCAGTAGAGCTATGAAGGCAGTAGGTGTTGTGGAGGCGACTTGTGAAGAAATTTTTGAACTTGTGATGAGCATGGATGGGACACGGTTTGAGTAGGTTTTCTGTAAAATTACCACCAATTTTTGTGTTTCTGTGTAATAGTTGCTGTCATGCATGATGACAGATTGTTATTAATTGTTGTTTCTGGAGAAATATTATCCTGATGTATGAGAGAGCAATTAGGTTTGACAAGAAGTTGTGATGTCTTCTAATACTACTTTAGATGGATTCAGTATAAACATATCAAAAGCTATATATGATGTATATATGTGTAggggaagaaaataaaatgaatcaaggagtaaataaatcaaaattttctttaatttaaaattaacttcaaCATCTAAAATTTTCCGAGGCTTTCTCATTTAATCTGTCCCTATAAACTTAACAATGTTTGAAATTCTTGTCTTAGAAAAGTCTTTATAGTGGGTTCTGCAATTAAAAAATTCCCATAAGCTAGAAATTAATCCCAACTGGACTTTACTGTATCATGTCCTGGACATTGTAGTTAAAAGAACCAGAACTTGTGCCCAAGGTTCTAAGGCAAGAATGCAGCAGGAGTGAGCTATTCTTGGCACCTTAGGAGTGCCTTTCCTGTTAAGGCTAGTTATGCCTTTACACCCTAGTTTCCTATAAAAAGCAGTAAAGAAATCTGAAAGCAAGATTATCTAATTTAGTAACTTAGATGCTAAATGGGTTAAAGTTGTCAGTGTTAAGAAAAATACTAGGGTATACTGGTCAAGGAGGTGGATGAGGCATTGCTATGTTATAATGCGACACTATTGGAGTTGAAaactatttacatttttttgtgCTCTTCCTCTACCTATGACTagcgtgattttttttttttagttcaatttttgATCAGTGGGAATTTAGAATGTTCAACTGAATAAGTTTAATGGactaacaaatatattatcaGTGGAAGTTTTTGGGAATATATTGGAGTAATACCTATATAGAAGATTATAGAATATTGCCTAAGATGGCTTTTGGTTGTGAGGGAAAGAGCTGAGGACCAACAGAGGTCATGGTGCGAAAGGTGGACCAAATGGTTGAACATTACATTAGAATGGCAGAGGAAACCAAAGAAAAGAATAGGTAAAAAAAccattgaaaattttaaatgaattaattggaAGTTTGGTTTTCTTAGAGGTCAATACATGGCACATGATCCATATGGCTGACCCAACAAAGTGGTTTAACACTTGGTTGTTAACTTGTTATTATAGATGATGAACTGATagtcttattaaaaaaaattatttgatgaaaattgtGAACTGAGGTGCAAATTTGTTCAGTTTTGGTTGCAAGGTAAGACAGGTAGTTAGTTTGGAACTTCTAATATCTTTTTCGTAGTTGATAACCATTGATGCTCTAAGATGTTTGACATCTCTGAGTCTTGAGTATGATAACATAAACTGGGTTATAAAATCATTTGGAAACCTGACACTGTTCTGGACATCATCTTGTTCACTTCAGATGATGTTATAGGTATGacttgaattaaattaaaatattcactaTAAACACAATTGTTTTTAGATATTCCATGTTTTCCACAATTCTGCagataaattttgtttgtttcttattATTTGCATGTCTGCAGATGGGATTGCAGTTTCCTACATGGTAGTTTAGTTGAGGAGGTGGATGGACATACAGCAGTTCTTTACCATCGACTTCAGCTAGATTGGTTCCCAATGTATAGAAAATCTATTTTCTGTGTCatttataattgtttgttgtttatatttgttaaacttGATCAAATAATTTCACATAAATCACTGATGAGTGAAAATGTCCTTTTTTGAATAACCGATTTTTCTTGTATTGTGTTGTAAGTTTTctgaataaattgttttatttaggGCTCCCACtgcttaaatttgatttttttttttgtacatatGAAAGCATGATTGAGACTcgataaatagttaaaaaaggGTTATTCATCTGCAAAGTGAGTTGGCTAACTGTATTGACTGTCAATGCTATGTATTTATCATTGCAGGTTTGTGTGGCCCCGTGATCTTTGTTATGTACGATATTGGCGCCGAAATGATGATGGAAGTTATGGTAAGTTTTTGGTACTGTTCATACTTTAAAGGATTTGCTAATGATGACACTTATTAAGGAAACATAAGAgagtttgaaataaaaataattgttagttATATTGGGAACTCAAACATGTAATACTTCTCTTAATGTTATCAAACACATTTGATGGCCACTATTGACTATTTCTCAATTAATGCTCCTAAAGAACTCTTTACGGAACTTTATGTTTATTACTTTTGGAAGTTTGTGTTGATGTTTCTTCTTGCAGTTGTTTTATTTCGCTCTAGGGAGCATGAAAACTGCAGTCCACAGCCAGGGTGTGTTCGAGCACATATTGAGAGTAAGATTTAATTGCTTATAAACCTGACTCTATCCTTCAAAGTTCAAAAGAGTTGGATTCATCTATATTTCAAAGGGTCTTGATGTCCTCAATTTGTTATGGATTAGTTTATTCATATTATCTCTCTGGTGTTTTgctaatagtttattttaaggTCCTTGCTGATTCTGATTTGTGAAAATCTGGATTTTGGTTAAAACCAGGAAGCTTTGatgccttttcttttctttctttctattgaACCTGTATTATTTACAATTTCCTGCTAAGGAGGATCTCTGTTTTAGCTCTTTTCCTTAGtattaatacttatttttttatttttaaatcctaAAAGACAGCTGAActgtgttttaaaatttattaatttcaatagAATATATTGTTCTTGTAAGTTGTTACGGTACCTTCAACAGAATGGATAGAATCATAATATTTGATAAGGCAGCATTAACAAGTTGGAGAATAAAATGGAAATTCTAGAACTTTTAGCATATCGAGGTTTCCCTCTTTTAATCAGTTGAGGTTTTCTGTCAGCTTAAAGTGATGATtgatctttataaaaaaaataattttatgtcatttatctatcattattgttattattcaCTAGTTATcattaaagaattattttttgtttgtcatTTATGCGTCTCATGTAAGTTTTCTCTATATTTCTGTTATTTTCATCGAAATTTCTTAGGTCTAAAATCTTATTTCTTCAGGTGGAGGATTTAATATTTCCCCCTTAAAACCTCGAAATGGAAGGCCGAGGACACAAGTCCAGCATCTTATGCAGATTGATCTGAAGGGATGGGGTGTGGGTTACCTGTCATCTTTTCAGCAGTATTGTGTCCGTCAAATGCTAAATAGTGTAGCTGGTGAGTTGATTTCCATTTATGCGGTTTACATATTTTGTACTGATTGATAATGCTCTCCCTTCTATCAtcatggtgttttttttttttttttatttacctttCTCTCTATCGATTTAATAATTGAAAGTTTAGAGTGGAGATGGCCCCATTTTGAATCTCTTAACCTGTTGTGCAATTAGTGTCAACATTCttgtattttttctctttctgcagGTTTACGTGAATGGTTTGCCCAATCAGATGAAAGAAACGCTCATCCAAGAATTCCTGTCATGGTTAACATGTCCTCAACATCTGTTTCTTCAAAGAAGAATCAGAGGCCAAATGATTTTTCTGTCAATCCTTCTTCTATTGATCAAATGAATTCTGCAAGCAGAAACTCTGCCTTGATAGATGAATAttctgatgatgaagaagattttCAAATAGCAGAATCTGAGCAAGAGGTTTTATCTACTTTTTGCCTTATCTATATACACTTTGGAGGTTTGCTTCATAAATTTTAGCATTAATATTGCTATTAAACTTTTCAGGCATACCAAATTGGTCTTGAGAATGATGTGAAAAGAACAGGTAATTGCGTGCAATACCCTATTCAATTTAACCGTATTACAATTACAAACTCGTGCATGAAGCAATTCACCATGATGATGCATGTTTGTCAGAAGCTCAATTAAATCTTTTCATGATGTTTTCCTAAAATGAAGCTTTGGAAGAAGAGCCTGCAAATGAAATCGACTTATCTTCCTTTTCGGGAAATTTGCGCCGGGATGACCGGGATAATGCTCGGGACTGCTGGAAAATTTCCGATGGAAATAACTTTAGAGTCAGAAGCAAGCATTTTTGTTATGACAAGTCGAAGGTATTCATTCTCCTTTCTCTTTTACACTTTCTGAACAAAGTTTATCATTGTCTGTGTGTTCATATTCCTTTGTGGTGAACTTTGAAGGTTCCTGCTGGCAAGCATATGCTGGATCTTGTTGCTGTAGATTGGTTTAAGGACTCAAAAAGGATGGACCATGTGGCTAGGCGTCATGGTTGTGCAGCCCAAGTGAGTAATTTAACCTTTTGTTTCTTGAAGAAGATTAATGGTAGGTGGTTGAAGCTGGGAATTTTCTTACAGAAAACAGGGCTAAAGTCTATTACACAAATGATAGGTCTATCACAAGATAGACTCAACtaaagaggaaacaaaaataagCCACTGTGATGGTTGTAGAACTTTTAGGATCTTCAAGCCTTCCTGTCCGAAAGGTCCAGAAGTCATTTAGTTACTGAATCCCCTATCTTATCTTTGCTTCGCATAGGATGAGAAACTAACAATACTGTCTCCCAAAAGATCCATTTTGTCTTCTAGGTGGAGGTCATTATAAGTATCGTGTAGCAACTGAAAGCTATACCAGGTTCCCTTTGTTTGAAGCACAATAGCCAAGTTATAATTGAAgcataataatttgattattttccaTCATACAGGTCTCCTACTAAATCAGCTGTGAGTAGGTTTGTTACTTTACCCCGGCGTGTGAAGTAAACATGTGACATGATTGATTTTTCTTACTTAGATATTTGATGGAGTTTATAGTTATGGGAAAATTAAGTTACGCTTTCTCAAGGTCTGTGCTTATTATACCATATATCGATCTTATTTGGGACAAAATACACCCCTGTTAATTGAAACGGGACATGATGATGTTTGAAAATAACATTACATACCTGTTAATTTAAACTCAGGTAAGTAATGTTAAATGAAGACGGAGCAGGGCCCCCCCTCCCGCACACCCCCCTCCATCTCTTAAATTATTCGGTAAACACCTTACTGAAGAAGAAGACAGGCCCAAAACCAACCCACAAACCTGTAACTGAACCACAAACTAAGGAGGATAACATCTTTACTTAAATGGGAGTGTTATCAAGAGAATATCTTTACGGaatttgattttcctttttactatttatttacgATGTTGGGAGGTTGTTGCATgccttttttagggttttgctGATTATGGTCGTAATCTTTTTGTTTCTGTGTAGGTAGCTTCAGAAAAAGGATTTTTCTCCATTGTCATTAATCTTCAAGTGAGTTCTTCTGTTCATATGACTGGGTCAACTTTAAACTTCAAAAGTTTAGAGTCAGAAGAAAATGAATGTTTGCTGTTGGTTGTAGGTGCCTGCATCAACACACTATAgtatggttttttattttgtgacaAAGGAGTTAGTTTCTGGATCCCTGTTGCATCGCTTtgttgatggtgatgatgaGTTTCGAAACAGCAGGTTTAAGCTTATACCATCAGTCCCTAAGGTATTTACTGAAAATTTTCGTCATTATAATTTAGGGAACTTTTACGGCCTTCATATGATGTATAGATACTATAAAAATATCGACACGTAtcttattcattttatattgaaaactTTAGGATACGACATTTATATGATACaacaattcattttatattgaaaaatatatgatgCTAATTGATAGGATATAAAGTGATAGGATACAATGGGTTTAGGATAGAAGGAAAAGGAAATGAGAGAGAAGTTAGGAGGGAAGAGATGTTTGACAGTTAGTTAGTTAGTGGAAAGGGGAAGGGAGACTTTATAAATAGGGTGTGTGTTCCGTACGGGGGGATTATTcattttgtattcttttggTATAGACTGGATGGTTCGAGTGGAGGGAGAGTGCTCCCAAGGGGGTGATATTGTTCATACTTACATCAATAATACACATGTTATtctgttctgttttgtgtgttcttgAGAGAAGGAGAGGGTTGATCGACTTCTTGACTAAAGAAGTCTACCactattgtaatttgttttaaatcatACCACAATTGAAAAATCATTACTGAATATTATCCAAATTAAATAT
Proteins encoded:
- the LOC106777619 gene encoding protein ENHANCED DISEASE RESISTANCE 2 isoform X1, translating into MSSKVVYEGWMVRYGRRKIGRSFIHMRYFVLESRLLAYYKRKPQDNQVVPIKTLLIDGNCRVEDRGLKTHHGHMVYVLSVYNKKEKNHRIMMAAFNIQEALIWKEKIEYVIDQHQGAQPSNGNKYISFEYKSGMDNGKTASSSDRESQFSAQEDEDDTHPNLLRRTTIGNGPPESVFDWTREIDSDLSNQNINNQAFSRKHWRLLQCQDGLRIFEELVEVDYLPRSCSRAMKAVGVVEATCEEIFELVMSMDGTRFEWDCSFLHGSLVEEVDGHTAVLYHRLQLDWFPMFVWPRDLCYVRYWRRNDDGSYVVLFRSREHENCSPQPGCVRAHIESGGFNISPLKPRNGRPRTQVQHLMQIDLKGWGVGYLSSFQQYCVRQMLNSVAGLREWFAQSDERNAHPRIPVMVNMSSTSVSSKKNQRPNDFSVNPSSIDQMNSASRNSALIDEYSDDEEDFQIAESEQEAYQIGLENDVKRTALEEEPANEIDLSSFSGNLRRDDRDNARDCWKISDGNNFRVRSKHFCYDKSKVPAGKHMLDLVAVDWFKDSKRMDHVARRHGCAAQVASEKGFFSIVINLQVPASTHYSMVFYFVTKELVSGSLLHRFVDGDDEFRNSRFKLIPSVPKGSWIVRQSVGSTPCLLGKAVDCNYIRGPKYLEIDVDIGSSTVANGVLGLVIGVITTLVVDMAFLVQANTPDELPERLIGAVRISHLELKSAIVPKLEQDVS
- the LOC106777619 gene encoding protein ENHANCED DISEASE RESISTANCE 2 isoform X2 gives rise to the protein MSSKVVYEGWMVRYGRRKIGRSFIHMRYFVLESRLLAYYKRKPQDNQVPIKTLLIDGNCRVEDRGLKTHHGHMVYVLSVYNKKEKNHRIMMAAFNIQEALIWKEKIEYVIDQHQGAQPSNGNKYISFEYKSGMDNGKTASSSDRESQFSAQEDEDDTHPNLLRRTTIGNGPPESVFDWTREIDSDLSNQNINNQAFSRKHWRLLQCQDGLRIFEELVEVDYLPRSCSRAMKAVGVVEATCEEIFELVMSMDGTRFEWDCSFLHGSLVEEVDGHTAVLYHRLQLDWFPMFVWPRDLCYVRYWRRNDDGSYVVLFRSREHENCSPQPGCVRAHIESGGFNISPLKPRNGRPRTQVQHLMQIDLKGWGVGYLSSFQQYCVRQMLNSVAGLREWFAQSDERNAHPRIPVMVNMSSTSVSSKKNQRPNDFSVNPSSIDQMNSASRNSALIDEYSDDEEDFQIAESEQEAYQIGLENDVKRTALEEEPANEIDLSSFSGNLRRDDRDNARDCWKISDGNNFRVRSKHFCYDKSKVPAGKHMLDLVAVDWFKDSKRMDHVARRHGCAAQVASEKGFFSIVINLQVPASTHYSMVFYFVTKELVSGSLLHRFVDGDDEFRNSRFKLIPSVPKGSWIVRQSVGSTPCLLGKAVDCNYIRGPKYLEIDVDIGSSTVANGVLGLVIGVITTLVVDMAFLVQANTPDELPERLIGAVRISHLELKSAIVPKLEQDVS
- the LOC106777619 gene encoding protein ENHANCED DISEASE RESISTANCE 2 isoform X3, which produces MSSKVVYEGWMVRYGRRKIGRSFIHMRYFVLESRLLAYYKRKPQDNQVVPIKTLLIDGNCRVEDRGLKTHHGHMVYVLSVYNKKEKNHRIMMAAFNIQEALIWKEKIEYVIDQHQGAQPSNGNKYISFEYKSGMDNGKTASSSDRESQFSAQEDEDDTHPNLLRRTTIGNGPPESVFDWTREIDSDLSNQNINNQAFSRKHWRLLQCQDGLRIFEELVEVDYLPRSCSRAMKAVGVVEATCEEIFELVMSMDGTRFEWDCSFLHGSLVEEVDGHTAVLYHRLQLDWFPMFVWPRDLCYVRYWRRNDDGSYVVLFRSREHENCSPQPGCVRAHIESGGFNISPLKPRNGRPRTQVQHLMQIDLKGWGVGYLSSFQQYCVRQMLNSVAGLREWFAQSDERNAHPRIPVMVNMSSTSVSSKKNQRPNDFSVNPSSIDQMNSASRNSALIDEYSDDEEDFQIAESEQEAYQIGLENDVKRTALEEEPANEIDLSSFSGNLRRDDRDNARDCWKISDGNNFRVRSKHFCYDKSKVPAGKHMLDLVAVDWFKDSKRMDHVARRHGCAAQKTGLKSITQMIGLSQDRLN